The nucleotide sequence CAAAGTTTCAGGTTCGGGAATAAAGAAACCCTCAGAAGGAAGCGCTCCCCTTAACAAGTCCTACACGACGTGAATCTGGATTAGTCTAGCTAGATTATTCCAAATACTCAGTTGTCCACCAAATATGGTTGATCCAAATTTCACCAATGCATAACTACTCTTAGAAAGTTGGTGCATGTTCCTCAAACCAACATTAGTCACGAAAATTAACTAACAATAGATCTAGAGTATTTAGAATTTTAAACGTATGCTTCTTCACCAAATCTTTGTAGTCCCTCAAAAAACTTTCCCTATATATACCTTTAGTAAATGATCAAtctcaaataaaatcaaaacacaacTTAATTTCCTAGTGAAAACAAAGCAATTTTAGAGCAAATTAACAATGGCTACTTCCATCAACTGCTCAATTGTCTTCGCGATCATAGCATTATCGCTCTTTTCAAGCATATCGACAAGTCATGCTGCTCGTAGCCTACTTCAACTTCCTAACCTGCCAACAATCCCATCACTGCCTCAACCAACAATGCCACAACTACCCAATATTCCCAACTTGCCTACAACATTGCCACCATTGCCAAGTGTATCATCTTTGCCTACATTGCCTTCTATCCCCAAAATGACACTGCCTCCAATGCCTTCCATCAATCCTCTTCCCAACATGCCATCAATTCCAAACATTATTCCTACACTTTCACCTCCTCCATCCAACTAATAACTATCATCTTGCTGCTCCATCCTACTATATTAGTCGTCGTTTTATGTACCTTAGTTGTTGTATCGTTTttttgggaatacactggatatgttgttgttgttgttttatgttttgattgTGAAATGAGAGTTTTATGTAATATTTCTGTTGCAACTAATTATTTATGTGTGTTTTGTATATCATTATTAAGCTCCTTAATTCAATGTCTAGTATGTATATACTAGAGGTAGTTTCTGGTTAGATGCGACTCAACAAAATTGGTAGCCTAATGTTAAACTATATTAAGAGGTCTCTtaaatctatttcataaaaatcatacaataataagACACAAATTTTACATAGGCATAACAACTACAACACTAAGATATTTTTACCCTTAGTCATCAAATAAAAAACTCATGGAACATTAAAAAATGTATACGCCTTTCAACATTTTTGGTATCACTTTGCTTTTGAATGTTTTAAtcgattttattttctttattattcaaattttgaaatttattaacGAGAGTGTACTGTCAAGGGTTGTGGTGAGTCAGTAAGTACCTAGTTATCCTTAATTAAAGGTCTTCATAGATGAATCCATGATTTGAATTTTGGATTCTTAACTTCTAGGATAACAACCTCAAGTGTTAGTAACTAGATTCTGAATTTGATCTATATATCAAAGTTATTGGGTTCGGCCAAACTACTAAAAAATCGTAAAATCGAGGTAGAAATCTCTAGACATTCCCCCAGGCGTAAAAACGGTTATTGACAAAACTTAACGATTAAGCAGGGAAAATAATAAGAATAGAAGAAGTGTCTTGCCTCCAACAATTCAGCATTTGAACTCGTTGGCTAATCCCTATAGGCTAGAGGGAGACCATGACTGCACGAGCCAAATGAACTAGCTCTTCCGTGTCTGCCAAACTTTACGATGGAGGGTGTTCAATTCGAGTATTGAATATGTTAAAACCAACCTCCATTTAGAAAGGTCTCAAGCTCAAGCCTAGGAATATAATCATCATATTTGACAGTATCTGGACTTTATCCGCCACGTGAGAGGCGGAGCCACCTTATATTATGCCTAGGGGGTTCGAACCCCCTTCcacggaaaattatactatttatacatgattaaaattatattttatgtatatatagacgatgttgaaccccttcgactagttcCGTGtagttacttttttttaattttgaatcccCTTATTGAAAATTCTGGCAAAGAAACTTTGACAATTAGTAGCTACAAAAATTCTGGCAAAGAAAACTTTAACAATTAGTAGCTACAGTTAGCAAGACGTAGCAGCAATAGTCGCTTTGGCCGAGTGGTTAAGGCGTGTGCCTGCTAAGTACATGGGGTTTCCCCGCGAGAGTTCGAATCTCTCAGGCGACGATTACGTTTTTTCACTTttcgttttttaaaaaaaatatatatatatatatatatctgaaaAAGAATTCCCAAATATAAAAAACTTggtttagtttttattttgaattattgattgaTATTTATAATTACTAGGTCTTCACCATCCATTGGAAATATCGCGAGATAGATCCAACGTTATAGTTTAGGTTCGGCAGATTTCAATAATTGGCTCAACATATGATCAAACTTCATTTGCTATTTTATCTAGAATACATTAAGCAAACAGGATTGCAATCTAAATTCTTGAACTCAATATTCTAGATTCGgattacggaggacatgacccttgacgGGAAGATATGGAGGACTCAGATTAGGGTAAAGGGTTAGTGGGTAGAAGTTCAGCCGTTATAGTAGGGAAGAGTGCTTTCTTTGTGTCTGCGCCTAGAGTTTCTTATCCATGATGTGTCAGTGATGTATAtgattttggatagatagtttATAATAGTACCTTGTGAGtgtcttattttctttagtaCCTAGAAGTGTGTTATactgttatttcatcttgttgtatgcttttgtgttttttgtttgttatactgtcaTATGTACTGAGCCGAGGgcctatcggaaacagcctcccTACTTCATCTGaagtagtggtatgaactgcgtacacttaaacctccccagaccccattttatggaaatacaatgggtatgttgttgtaatattCTAGATTCGCCAATGATGGTTAACAACATTAATCCTTGTCATTACTTAACAACATTGGTGTTCGACCAGTCTTAATGCCCTTGTAAACTTAACAAGAAACCGTCAAGACATGAATATAAAGCTACCATTCACCTTGCAAGTTGATCCTAGAAGACTTAACCTCGTAGCTCACTTAGATCAATCAATTCAAGCATTGACAAACCCGTCCTCCTGTTTCATGAATCAAAAGGCATATTATTTGCATGCACTAGAACTTCCATATGTATTAGACCAATCCAAACTAAGATAATCTCAGATGCCATTGATACTTGgccaacgacaacaacaacatacccagtgtagtcccacagtggggtctggagagggcaGAGTGTCCTCAGACCTTAAAACCTGCCCCTTAAAGGTAGAtaagttgtttccgatagaccactGATACTTCACCAAAGATAATAAACTCATCACTACTGAATAGCATGGAAATATAACAgacatttttcttcaatttctgaataatataacaatcaCATTCAGTGCCCAGTATATTCTTGAATGTACATACAAGAATTCAGTTTTCTCATATCATAAATTATTGAATAGTTCTATAGAACAAGGAGTGAATTCCATATGAATGAACATAACTGATGCTATACCGTTAACATACCTTTACAGAATGTGAGGAACAAGTGAAAACGCCACTCTTAATCTCGGTCGAAGCTTCATTTATAAATACGCCCGTCGGAACTGGCATCAAAACAATGTATTCCGAGCAAAAAAAACTGGAAAGATCCTATTTTCCATGTTATTTCTTGAACAAATGGAACAGACAAAGCCGTACGCCTTATCAATTTGGCTCCCTGCTTATCTAATTTACATTACGATAGACATCATGAAGTATAAATTAAGTAGTGTCCTGATTCAAATAAAATCTGGCTGGCCTGTGGATGTCAAGCAACGATGCCACATGCGACTGTTAGGGTCGACCACCCTGGGTTTAGAGATGACTTCTGGAATTGGAAAGTAGACATAATGAGTGTTGCATATACCCACTGTGATACCACTATATCCAGCAAATGCACCGTGAACCTGTCAAAATGAAGCATGTGTATCAAATATataaatggttgaataatgtCACAATCACGGGAAATGCAATCTAATTCCAGATTAAGTTCGGAGAAAATCTTGTCCCATAGAGTAATGAGGATTCTACGAGAAGCAAGTCGTGATTGTGAAGCTCATCCCAATATTATGAGTTCGGTCGTGAACCACTCGTATATATTATTTGCCTTAGTTTTATGATACTTTGGATAATCAGTAAGTGAACATGGAGGACTTACAGCATTTTGCCCAAGTACCGTGCACAGAATACCATCTGAAGCATTTGCGCGGCATGCACGGATCATGTAAGTAGGATCAATGTATTTAACATCAGCTGTCTCTCCGAGCTCCTTGAAGTACTTTTTAACCTATCAGAGAGCAAGCAGATTATCATGAATTCTCATAATTAAACCAACAAGAAAGTGAGCCATGAGCCTTCATTCGCAAGGAAATTTCTACTGCCAGGTACGGTGCTTTAAGAATCAATCAATCGACTACACCTCACAAATTAGTTGGCGGTCGTATACAGATGTTGTATTAGCTTATTCCCGATAGCATTCAGTGGATTTATAATGACTTGACTATTTTTACACTGATGGTCAACCTACCACAATGCTCCTTTATCCTAGTTTGAGACCGACTGTGAATTGTGAAGCTCATATAGGCAGAGCTAAAGAGAGACAGCGATAATAACAACTACATACCCAGTGCAATCCCAcgagtagggtctggggagggtagagtgcacGCTTACCTTACCCTACCTCGTGGAGATAGAGAGGTCGGTTCAGAAAAACCCTAGGCTCAAGTGCAGCAAAAAGGAGACAAAGTGATGATGACCGAAGCAGTTAAAAACTGACGGAAGATATCCCCATTTATTGAACAGAGCAAGGACAGCAGTCATAGAAGTTCAATATGCAATTACGGGTCATTCTTAATGAATTGGTATTCAGGCAAGTGTTTTCTTCTTTGAATGCCGGATCAAAAGTTTCAAGATTCTCAGGTGCAATACAAGAGACCACACAGAGTTATATATCCAGCTAAAAGGCTCTTCAACGACTccacaaaaaatctcaaaaagattCATGATCCAAATGAAAGACGGCCTTGAGCAACAGatgcatgaaaaagaattatgAAAGATCACCAATGCAACGTTAAATAGAGCACCACATGCCTTGTGCTCATATTAGGACTAAGATACTAGGTACCACTTAGAAGTAAAATATTGCGAAGTAACTAGAATTTCTCTTAAGAAAAGAGACGAACGGAATGAAATCCTCAAGATGACAAACGGTTGTGCACTTAACATGCATTGTGAATATTTAAGGTGTACCTAGCAACATTCTCGCAAAGATAATTCTGAGAAGCCACTAACCTCTTGTTGCAAATAAACACCAAAGTCTCCAAGTACAGCATTTCCAGATGCATCTTTTGCGTTGGTTTTCTCAAGGAAACCCTGCATGAAGGTTTCGCCGGAAGTTAAGTTTTGTAAAAAATCAGAAACTGGTCCATCTGTTTTCATTACTATAGTTTGCAAACAATAGATTGCGATAAAGTAACCAAAAACTGTAATCCTCTAAGTGACCTTTGAGTTTTGCCTAG is from Capsicum annuum cultivar UCD-10X-F1 chromosome 5, UCD10Xv1.1, whole genome shotgun sequence and encodes:
- the LOC107871527 gene encoding protein PELPK2-like, which gives rise to MATSINCSIVFAIIALSLFSSISTSHAARSLLQLPNLPTIPSLPQPTMPQLPNIPNLPTTLPPLPSVSSLPTLPSIPKMTLPPMPSINPLPNMPSIPNIIPTLSPPPSN